The Micromonospora sp. Llam0 genome includes a window with the following:
- a CDS encoding zinc-binding dehydrogenase: MRAWEVRAMVLDLNEVDPPVPRTGESIIQTRYAGICGSDTPKLLCPGDFTLPDPWRPGHEVVGADTDGRIVAVDPLVPCGDCQRCTAGDSHLCLQLLRIGWDKPGGFAEQMAAPAANLHPIPAGLDPLHAVLADPAAVAIHGIRCNLTHANANLAVIGAGAVGLLTALYASTLGHAVTIVHRAGTRPSAAIMRAIPAAFRPSSQLPAQAFDSVVDAATGADAAPLELALHLVRDGGSIVVQNAYHPQVQLRTPLRDILRRSVQLIGSFSYCRRHPEPDFSSALTLLANHPEQVRDLVIEAGHLTDLRRLLQERRRGSVRHAIATEPKA, from the coding sequence GTGAGAGCATGGGAAGTCCGCGCCATGGTCCTCGACCTCAACGAGGTTGATCCACCTGTGCCCCGCACCGGTGAGAGCATCATCCAGACCCGGTACGCAGGGATTTGCGGCAGCGACACACCCAAGTTGCTGTGTCCCGGCGACTTCACACTGCCGGACCCGTGGCGACCCGGGCACGAGGTCGTCGGAGCCGACACCGACGGCCGCATCGTCGCGGTCGACCCGCTGGTGCCGTGCGGAGACTGCCAGCGCTGCACGGCAGGCGACAGCCACCTATGCCTACAGCTGCTCCGCATCGGCTGGGACAAGCCAGGCGGCTTCGCCGAGCAGATGGCAGCACCCGCAGCCAACCTCCACCCCATCCCCGCCGGCCTCGATCCGCTCCACGCGGTACTCGCCGACCCAGCAGCCGTAGCAATCCACGGAATCCGCTGCAACCTCACACACGCCAACGCCAACCTGGCCGTCATCGGCGCCGGCGCAGTCGGTCTGCTCACAGCCCTTTACGCATCCACTCTGGGCCATGCGGTCACCATCGTGCACCGGGCCGGGACACGACCAAGCGCGGCCATCATGCGCGCCATCCCAGCAGCGTTCCGACCGTCGTCACAACTACCGGCGCAAGCGTTCGATAGCGTCGTTGACGCCGCCACGGGCGCCGATGCCGCACCGCTTGAGCTGGCGTTGCACCTTGTACGCGACGGTGGCAGCATCGTGGTCCAGAACGCCTACCACCCTCAGGTCCAACTCCGGACACCACTACGTGACATCCTCCGCAGGTCGGTGCAACTCATCGGCTCGTTCTCCTACTGCCGACGGCATCCTGAGCCGGACTTCAGTTCGGCTCTCACCCTGCTCGCCAACCACCCCGAACAGGTGCGTGATCTCGTCATCGAAGCCGGGCATCTGACCGACCTTCGTCGTCTCCTCCAGGAGAGGCGTCGCGGCAGTGTCCGACACGCCATAGCAACCGAACCGAAGGCATAG
- a CDS encoding penicillin-binding transpeptidase domain-containing protein, producing the protein MRRKATVATTLLLAVTALTSCSSDDGPDATVAAFIDGWHSGDLTDIGFITPAGERVPATDVTEELTALSGDLKDTPPTLRPDGDAEVTEDIATATIAVEWTLPGDVRWSYPTSVRLRRGADDAWQIIWEPAIVHERLGSGDQLALNRLAPPRGAILDGAGQPIVAPRAVVVVGVQPSEVDDPAALADQLDAAFRAIRPAISPPVDVSGLADRLDEAKPDAFVEVVTLREEAYEQIRDRIYELPGTMFRRQEWDLAPTREFARALLGTVDPVQRQDMEAHPGRYEVGDLVGHGGLQGGYEERLRGVPGYSVQIVGTAPDGSVSGDEVVFRADAQPGEPVRTTLDTAVQTAADAALADEEQRAALVAVRVSDGALVAVANGPDGGTENLALTAQVPPGSTFKMVSALGLLEAGAVDPDAPVDCPKTATVDGRSFTNSDGFELGRVPFRTAFAESCNTTFVELAPQLEADGLAEAGRLLGLEGEWRLGVSAFTGAVSTGGPPAERAAAAFGQGTTLVSPVAMAGATAAVARGQWRQPTLIVDPAPPSAVPDGPQLDPAAVQALRTMMREVVTDGTGQALRDVPGEPVHGKTGTAEYDDDPANTHAWFIGWQGDLAFAVFVEQGGSGSGQAVPIAERFLRGLTTG; encoded by the coding sequence ATGCGCCGCAAGGCGACCGTCGCGACCACACTGCTACTCGCCGTCACCGCGCTGACCAGCTGTTCCTCCGACGACGGGCCGGACGCCACGGTCGCCGCCTTCATCGACGGCTGGCACTCCGGTGACCTCACCGACATCGGTTTCATCACCCCGGCCGGCGAACGAGTACCCGCCACCGACGTCACCGAGGAGCTGACCGCCCTCTCCGGCGATCTGAAGGACACGCCGCCGACGCTGCGCCCGGACGGCGACGCCGAGGTGACCGAGGACATCGCGACCGCCACCATCGCCGTCGAATGGACGCTCCCTGGCGACGTACGGTGGAGCTACCCGACGTCTGTCCGGCTACGCCGGGGCGCCGACGACGCCTGGCAGATCATCTGGGAGCCGGCGATCGTCCACGAACGGCTCGGCAGCGGCGACCAGTTGGCGCTGAACCGGCTCGCCCCGCCACGCGGCGCCATCCTCGACGGGGCCGGGCAGCCGATCGTCGCGCCGCGCGCCGTGGTGGTCGTCGGCGTTCAGCCCAGCGAGGTCGACGACCCGGCCGCCCTGGCTGACCAGCTCGACGCCGCGTTCCGGGCGATCCGACCGGCGATCAGCCCGCCGGTCGACGTCTCCGGGCTGGCGGACCGGCTCGACGAGGCGAAGCCGGACGCCTTCGTCGAGGTGGTCACCCTGCGCGAGGAGGCGTACGAGCAGATCCGGGACCGGATCTATGAGCTGCCCGGCACCATGTTCCGCCGGCAGGAGTGGGACCTGGCGCCGACCCGGGAGTTCGCCCGCGCGCTGCTCGGCACCGTCGACCCGGTGCAGCGGCAGGACATGGAGGCGCACCCCGGCCGGTACGAGGTCGGCGATCTGGTCGGCCACGGCGGCCTGCAGGGCGGGTACGAGGAGCGGCTGCGCGGCGTACCCGGGTATTCGGTGCAGATCGTCGGCACCGCCCCGGACGGCAGCGTCTCCGGCGACGAGGTGGTGTTCCGTGCCGATGCCCAGCCGGGCGAGCCGGTGCGGACCACGCTGGACACGGCCGTGCAGACCGCCGCCGACGCCGCGCTGGCCGACGAGGAGCAGCGCGCCGCGCTGGTGGCGGTGCGGGTCAGCGACGGCGCGCTGGTCGCCGTCGCCAACGGCCCCGACGGTGGTACGGAGAACCTGGCGTTGACCGCGCAGGTCCCACCCGGCTCCACGTTCAAGATGGTCAGCGCGCTCGGCCTGCTCGAAGCCGGCGCGGTCGACCCGGACGCGCCGGTCGATTGTCCGAAGACGGCCACCGTCGACGGGCGTTCGTTCACCAACTCCGACGGCTTCGAGCTGGGCCGGGTGCCGTTCCGGACCGCCTTCGCCGAGTCGTGCAACACCACCTTCGTCGAACTGGCCCCGCAGCTGGAGGCGGACGGGCTGGCCGAGGCGGGCCGGCTGCTCGGTCTGGAGGGCGAGTGGCGGCTCGGTGTGTCCGCGTTCACCGGCGCGGTCTCCACCGGTGGCCCGCCGGCGGAACGGGCCGCCGCCGCCTTCGGCCAGGGCACCACGCTGGTCAGCCCGGTGGCGATGGCCGGCGCCACCGCTGCGGTCGCCCGGGGGCAGTGGCGCCAGCCGACGCTGATCGTCGATCCCGCGCCGCCGTCGGCGGTGCCGGACGGCCCGCAGTTGGACCCGGCGGCGGTGCAGGCGCTGCGGACGATGATGCGTGAGGTGGTCACCGACGGCACCGGGCAGGCGTTGCGGGACGTGCCGGGCGAGCCGGTGCACGGCAAGACCGGCACGGCCGAGTACGACGACGACCCGGCGAACACGCACGCCTGGTTCATCGGCTGGCAGGGCGACCTGGCCTTCGCCGTTTTCGTCGAGCAGGGCGGGTCCGGCTCAGGCCAGGCGGTCCCGATCGCCGAGCGGTTCCTGCGCGGGCTCACCACCGGCTGA
- a CDS encoding HAD family hydrolase, producing the protein MFDLFGTLVNAPTPAERTQAASRLSEAIDCPSRAVEGYLRSTWHVRHDGTLPTVSELAEHLLRAVGGRARAHGRVENELRALGRTRLEPDATVVRTLNRLRGNGLRLGVVSDATAEIADTWRVSPLSAAIDVVLFSCTAGHTKPDQRLYSRICGKLGVLAPHTWYVGDGGGDELNGALAAGMTAIAVRRRGSPDGLAFGVAPWSGPAIDGVEQLPARLVGNR; encoded by the coding sequence GTGTTCGACCTGTTCGGCACCCTTGTAAACGCTCCCACGCCCGCCGAACGGACCCAGGCGGCCAGCCGGCTCTCCGAAGCCATCGATTGCCCCAGCCGGGCCGTGGAGGGCTACCTCCGGTCGACCTGGCACGTCCGTCACGACGGAACCCTGCCTACCGTCTCGGAACTCGCCGAACACCTCCTGCGAGCCGTGGGTGGGCGCGCCCGCGCGCATGGACGGGTCGAGAACGAGCTGCGCGCGCTCGGGCGTACCCGGCTGGAACCCGACGCCACCGTTGTCCGGACGCTGAACCGCCTACGCGGCAACGGTCTGCGGCTAGGAGTTGTCAGCGACGCCACCGCCGAGATCGCCGACACGTGGCGCGTCAGCCCGCTCAGCGCCGCCATCGACGTCGTGCTGTTCAGCTGCACCGCCGGCCACACCAAACCGGACCAGCGACTCTACTCCCGCATCTGCGGCAAACTTGGAGTGCTGGCCCCACATACCTGGTATGTCGGAGATGGAGGCGGCGACGAGCTGAACGGCGCGCTTGCCGCCGGCATGACCGCCATCGCAGTCCGGCGCCGCGGCAGCCCGGATGGCCTCGCATTCGGCGTAGCACCATGGTCCGGTCCCGCAATCGATGGCGTTGAACAGCTTCCGGCGCGCCTGGTAGGCAACCGGTGA
- a CDS encoding phosphotransferase has protein sequence MGTKLSDEEQCRLAAGLAAVCRSADLDPAGAELVRYTMNAVYRLPAAGVVVRMRSGPNAAAQVARVAQVAVALAKLDLPVVRLAPDVPQPIHADGWSATVWILLEQPPAHRFSPADLAGPLRRLHSLTGAPTSLPRWDVLGTVRCRLAETSTKSGAELAFLQCWATQAVGTPLAAILDRLGDRCDQLAIDLTTVEWTLPEAVIHGDAHAANLLRAPSGEVIMGDLDTTALGPPEWDLTPAAHGAVRFGDDPRTYAAFAEAYGLDVTARPAWQVLSSIRELQLLTSVIANLPGRPEVAEQLAHRLRTSLAGDHSTRWQRYR, from the coding sequence GTGGGTACGAAGCTGAGCGACGAGGAGCAGTGCCGGCTGGCGGCTGGGCTGGCCGCCGTGTGCCGGTCCGCCGACCTGGACCCGGCCGGCGCGGAACTGGTGCGCTACACCATGAACGCGGTCTACCGACTGCCCGCCGCTGGCGTGGTCGTCCGGATGCGAAGTGGTCCGAACGCTGCCGCGCAGGTGGCTCGCGTCGCGCAGGTAGCGGTCGCGCTGGCGAAGCTGGACCTGCCGGTCGTGCGGCTGGCACCGGACGTACCTCAACCGATACACGCGGATGGTTGGTCAGCGACGGTATGGATCCTGTTGGAGCAACCGCCCGCGCACAGGTTTAGCCCGGCTGACCTGGCAGGACCGCTGCGGCGACTACACTCGTTGACCGGCGCGCCGACCTCGCTGCCGCGTTGGGACGTGCTCGGCACGGTCCGGTGTCGCCTGGCCGAAACGAGCACGAAAAGTGGAGCTGAGCTGGCGTTTCTCCAATGCTGGGCGACCCAGGCGGTTGGCACGCCGCTAGCGGCGATCCTGGATCGGCTCGGCGACCGGTGTGATCAGCTCGCCATCGACCTGACGACCGTGGAGTGGACTCTGCCGGAGGCGGTAATCCACGGCGACGCTCACGCCGCCAACCTTCTGCGCGCTCCGAGCGGCGAGGTGATCATGGGGGATCTCGACACCACCGCGCTCGGGCCTCCCGAGTGGGATCTCACTCCGGCCGCGCATGGGGCGGTCCGGTTCGGCGACGACCCCCGCACCTACGCGGCCTTCGCCGAAGCCTACGGGTTGGACGTGACCGCACGCCCGGCCTGGCAGGTACTGAGCAGCATTCGCGAGTTGCAGCTTCTCACCAGCGTCATCGCGAACCTGCCAGGGCGGCCCGAGGTTGCCGAACAGCTCGCCCATCGACTGCGCACCAGTCTGGCCGGGGACCACAGCACCCGCTGGCAGCGCTACCGATGA
- a CDS encoding glycosyltransferase family 4 protein yields MPGTAGRVVPRQPGPTRFLIYGSLRPNRDVELVLHCWRFARHLRDSVLHLLLRAPSRASLADDANAWRGIREHSADPRLQVEVLPFPSDDEVAEVVAEADCLILPYRWVSHSGQLELAFDLGVLPVAARVGYLPDQVAVHRPLVDEPIWFDWSDGARFEYGARLLTAMQEAHQVIQNGWQSPDPHRFAEHRRREHAATLAALSLLYGNASARSGT; encoded by the coding sequence ATGCCCGGGACCGCAGGGCGGGTGGTGCCACGCCAGCCCGGACCAACTCGCTTCCTGATCTACGGTTCGTTGCGCCCCAACCGGGATGTCGAGCTGGTGCTGCACTGCTGGCGGTTCGCCCGTCACCTGCGAGACTCCGTGCTGCACCTGCTGCTACGTGCACCGTCGCGAGCCAGCCTCGCCGATGATGCTAATGCGTGGCGGGGAATACGCGAACACAGTGCCGATCCTCGCCTCCAGGTAGAGGTGTTGCCGTTCCCGAGTGACGACGAGGTAGCCGAGGTAGTCGCCGAGGCGGACTGCTTGATCCTGCCGTACCGGTGGGTAAGCCACTCCGGCCAGCTGGAGCTGGCCTTCGATTTAGGTGTGCTGCCGGTGGCGGCGCGGGTCGGTTACCTGCCGGACCAGGTTGCTGTCCACCGGCCGCTGGTGGACGAGCCGATCTGGTTCGACTGGTCCGACGGCGCACGGTTCGAGTATGGTGCGCGGTTGCTGACGGCGATGCAGGAGGCGCACCAGGTCATCCAGAATGGATGGCAGTCTCCCGACCCTCACCGGTTTGCCGAACACCGGCGGCGTGAGCACGCCGCGACGTTGGCGGCCTTAAGCCTGCTCTACGGCAACGCCTCGGCCAGGAGCGGAACATGA
- the tyrS gene encoding tyrosine--tRNA ligase, with product MTRLSESVDRATALLASADLGADAHVRELLELTHQRRSMDLSDLSPTEQAILIAERSQQLQPSTGALAARITDASTKGRPFIAKFGIDPTGAEVHLGHAVPMLVLSRFQRMGHQVVFIVGDVTAKIGDPSGRSDERPALTDADIARNLATYQQQVTPFFDFTRAKFRYNGDWLREVKLPQLIEITAQIPVSMPLQREDFRQRLEAGKGLSLAELLYSVVMALDSVEINCDLEVGGIDQFLNMQMCRKVMEICGQTSELVVATSLIEGTDGTGAKMSKSKGNYVPVAAAAGEIFGKLMSVPDRLVPPYFRALSEWRDPELATAEQRLNEGSLHPMDLKKILAGEVTAAVHGVDVAMTARDEFTARFSKRTFAEVESLPTISDLGQPIVETVKALGFAKSNKEISRIAQQQGLRLVVETDTGQEQVNLTPDEVREPLATVLKDRIDGVTRDHHLYLKVGRKLARIATS from the coding sequence ATGACCCGACTGAGCGAGTCCGTTGACCGGGCCACCGCACTGCTGGCAAGCGCTGACCTTGGCGCTGACGCGCATGTGCGGGAGCTGCTGGAGCTGACCCACCAACGCCGCAGTATGGACCTTTCGGATCTGTCGCCGACCGAGCAGGCCATTCTCATCGCCGAGCGGTCCCAGCAGCTGCAACCCTCGACCGGCGCACTGGCGGCCCGGATCACCGACGCCAGTACGAAGGGGCGCCCGTTTATCGCGAAGTTCGGCATCGACCCGACCGGGGCCGAGGTGCATCTGGGTCATGCGGTGCCGATGCTCGTCCTGAGCCGCTTCCAGCGCATGGGTCATCAGGTGGTGTTCATCGTCGGGGACGTGACCGCCAAGATCGGTGACCCCTCCGGCCGGTCCGATGAGCGACCCGCGCTGACCGACGCGGATATCGCCCGCAACCTGGCTACCTACCAGCAGCAGGTCACGCCGTTCTTCGACTTCACCCGCGCCAAGTTCCGTTACAACGGCGACTGGTTACGGGAAGTCAAGCTGCCGCAGCTGATCGAGATCACCGCCCAGATCCCGGTGTCCATGCCGTTGCAGCGCGAGGACTTCCGCCAACGGCTGGAGGCCGGCAAGGGCCTGTCGCTGGCCGAGCTGCTCTACTCGGTGGTCATGGCCCTGGATTCAGTCGAGATCAACTGCGATCTGGAAGTCGGCGGCATCGACCAGTTCCTGAACATGCAGATGTGCCGCAAGGTGATGGAGATCTGCGGCCAGACCTCGGAGCTGGTGGTCGCCACCTCGCTGATCGAGGGCACCGATGGCACCGGCGCCAAGATGTCCAAGTCCAAAGGAAATTACGTCCCGGTCGCAGCCGCAGCGGGTGAGATCTTCGGCAAGCTGATGTCGGTGCCGGACCGGCTGGTACCACCGTACTTCCGGGCGCTCAGCGAGTGGCGCGATCCCGAGCTGGCCACCGCCGAGCAGCGGTTGAATGAGGGGTCGCTGCATCCCATGGACCTCAAGAAGATCCTTGCCGGTGAAGTCACCGCAGCGGTCCACGGCGTGGACGTCGCGATGACCGCCCGCGATGAGTTCACGGCCCGGTTCTCCAAGCGCACCTTCGCCGAGGTCGAGTCCCTCCCGACGATCAGCGACCTCGGCCAGCCCATCGTCGAGACGGTCAAGGCGCTCGGCTTCGCCAAGAGCAACAAGGAAATCAGCCGGATCGCGCAGCAGCAGGGACTGCGGCTGGTGGTCGAAACCGACACCGGCCAGGAACAGGTCAACCTCACTCCCGACGAGGTCCGGGAACCGCTCGCCACGGTACTCAAGGACAGAATCGACGGGGTGACGCGTGACCACCATCTATACCTCAAGGTCGGCCGCAAGCTCGCCCGCATCGCCACCAGCTGA
- a CDS encoding glycosyltransferase family A protein, protein MILNHNYERYVGEAVASALAQEPDEYELAEVVIVDDGSTDASPALYEEFRNVRIVNQRHQGFAATLTRAVREASGDWFAPLDADDSFVPSKLRTVAPHLRDPDLLFIQHAEHVIDADGRAFAEGSHPGGSTSTLLVRTSAARDLLPVTNELLFHVLADLGHGVRLPDLLTRYRVHAESMTDRRTPGVFSKYLAGVYEDVATRLTDLAAQPPRWATPDQLLGLSRSYRLQADQKRRLAATQRRTARTDHTRTEASA, encoded by the coding sequence GTGATCCTCAACCACAACTACGAGCGATACGTCGGCGAAGCAGTCGCCAGCGCGCTGGCTCAGGAGCCCGACGAGTACGAGCTGGCCGAGGTCGTCATTGTTGACGACGGCTCGACCGACGCCAGCCCTGCGCTGTATGAGGAATTCCGGAACGTCCGGATCGTCAACCAGCGTCACCAGGGCTTCGCCGCGACTCTGACTCGGGCCGTACGCGAGGCATCGGGCGACTGGTTCGCCCCGCTTGACGCCGACGATTCCTTCGTCCCCAGCAAACTTCGTACGGTGGCGCCCCACCTGCGCGACCCCGACCTGCTGTTCATACAGCACGCTGAGCATGTAATCGACGCTGACGGGCGGGCATTCGCGGAAGGCAGCCACCCAGGCGGCTCCACCAGTACGCTCCTGGTCCGGACATCCGCTGCCCGCGACCTGTTGCCCGTGACCAATGAGCTGCTTTTCCACGTGCTGGCAGACCTCGGGCACGGCGTCCGGCTTCCTGATCTCCTCACCCGCTATCGGGTCCACGCCGAAAGCATGACCGACCGCCGGACACCGGGCGTCTTCTCCAAGTACCTGGCCGGCGTCTACGAGGACGTCGCCACTCGGCTGACGGACCTCGCCGCGCAGCCGCCGCGCTGGGCGACGCCCGACCAACTCCTCGGTCTCAGCCGCTCCTACCGTCTCCAGGCAGACCAAAAGCGCCGCCTGGCCGCCACCCAGCGGCGGACTGCCCGGACCGATCACACCAGAACGGAGGCGTCAGCGTGA
- a CDS encoding bifunctional 2-polyprenyl-6-hydroxyphenol methylase/3-demethylubiquinol 3-O-methyltransferase UbiG: MALDAGLHYLTRGYIERTEPEYFVDDESSGVTWQPDVYPELLALARKHGRDVVIDLGCGRAGKLAGLAVQEPGLQVVGVDIGPNIAWCRENHQCGRWLEADLESAMTLPLAPATIERSVVLCSDVLEHLIDPRPAMRLICWLLETGAARAVLSTPARDKRAGAEHLGPPFNPSHVREWTCREFRAFAESFPVQVERFDLTRSDDADGGLTTQLVVLRVGRR, from the coding sequence ATGGCGCTAGACGCGGGTTTGCACTACTTGACGCGCGGATACATCGAGCGGACCGAGCCAGAGTACTTCGTGGACGACGAGTCGTCCGGTGTCACCTGGCAGCCCGATGTCTACCCAGAGCTCCTGGCGTTGGCGCGGAAACACGGCAGGGATGTGGTCATCGATCTTGGCTGTGGGCGAGCCGGCAAGCTCGCCGGGCTGGCCGTCCAGGAGCCCGGCCTACAGGTCGTGGGTGTTGACATCGGACCCAACATCGCCTGGTGCCGCGAGAACCACCAGTGTGGGCGCTGGCTGGAGGCCGACCTGGAGTCGGCGATGACCCTGCCGCTGGCGCCTGCCACGATCGAACGGTCGGTCGTGCTGTGCTCAGACGTGCTGGAGCACCTAATCGACCCCCGACCGGCGATGCGGCTGATCTGCTGGCTTCTGGAAACGGGTGCCGCTCGTGCGGTTCTGTCGACGCCCGCGCGTGACAAGCGTGCCGGGGCCGAACACCTCGGCCCGCCGTTCAATCCGTCGCATGTGCGGGAGTGGACCTGCAGGGAGTTCCGCGCCTTTGCCGAGAGCTTCCCGGTGCAGGTGGAGCGGTTCGACCTGACCAGGAGCGACGACGCCGATGGTGGCCTGACGACACAGCTTGTCGTGCTCCGTGTCGGCCGGAGGTGA
- a CDS encoding helix-turn-helix transcriptional regulator: protein MKTRGWSRAAIASAAGLSETRVRAICLGTQQVTSYEVLERIAAGFEIDRGLLGLAYADANAMVLPDMRNNQRLPDPSAYADFTGALAALAVGAPPHDLERMLPALPPSPAADVPGLVTAAHVQVLRELSERHRRFDADLGGGACRESAVAYLSWARGMLRSRFDGEQTERELKAALSDMYQVAGWACHDLGDHAEARRYLTAGLALARQIDDLVLIAGAFYRLGRVSIHQQRAREALTLWQLGQIVAQDSGCLAAVAVLHANEAWAYAMLGADDRVADALARAEGERGRVDTDEVPSWAKFFLAPADIDGIASVIYNSLAVYEEHRPKYAPVAIGRGEAAFAHRQPGEARSRTFDAISLAGAYLLDGQMEHAERNGNLAVDRAKEIASVRAVDRLSEVAELARPHARQSGIAALIERISDLAAL from the coding sequence TTGAAGACTCGGGGTTGGAGCAGGGCTGCTATCGCCTCAGCCGCCGGATTGAGCGAGACCAGGGTGCGAGCCATCTGCCTGGGTACTCAGCAGGTGACTTCCTACGAGGTCTTGGAGCGTATCGCGGCCGGGTTCGAGATCGACCGAGGGCTACTTGGCTTGGCCTACGCCGATGCCAATGCCATGGTGCTACCGGACATGCGTAACAACCAGCGATTACCGGACCCGAGCGCCTACGCCGACTTCACGGGAGCGTTGGCGGCGTTGGCGGTGGGTGCACCGCCGCATGACTTGGAGCGGATGCTACCGGCGCTACCTCCGTCGCCAGCCGCCGACGTGCCAGGGCTGGTCACGGCGGCGCATGTGCAGGTGCTGCGGGAGCTGAGTGAGCGGCACCGCAGGTTCGATGCGGACCTTGGCGGCGGGGCGTGTCGCGAGTCGGCTGTGGCCTACCTGAGCTGGGCTCGCGGCATGCTGCGCAGCCGCTTCGACGGTGAGCAGACCGAGCGGGAGCTGAAGGCGGCACTGTCGGACATGTACCAGGTGGCCGGGTGGGCGTGTCACGATCTTGGAGATCACGCGGAGGCGCGGAGGTATCTGACCGCCGGGCTGGCCCTTGCTCGCCAGATCGATGACCTCGTGCTCATCGCGGGTGCGTTCTACCGGCTCGGCCGGGTCTCGATCCACCAGCAGCGAGCTCGTGAGGCTCTCACACTGTGGCAGCTTGGCCAGATCGTGGCCCAGGACTCCGGGTGCCTTGCTGCTGTGGCGGTGCTGCACGCCAATGAGGCGTGGGCCTACGCCATGCTTGGCGCCGACGACCGGGTCGCTGACGCCCTGGCACGCGCGGAGGGCGAACGTGGCCGCGTGGACACCGATGAGGTGCCGTCATGGGCAAAGTTCTTCCTCGCCCCCGCCGACATCGACGGCATCGCATCGGTGATCTACAACAGCCTCGCCGTCTACGAGGAGCACCGGCCCAAGTATGCACCAGTGGCGATTGGCCGCGGCGAAGCCGCATTCGCGCATCGCCAACCCGGTGAGGCACGCAGCCGCACCTTCGATGCGATCTCTCTGGCGGGCGCCTACCTGCTCGACGGACAGATGGAGCACGCCGAACGCAACGGGAACCTGGCGGTGGACCGCGCCAAGGAGATCGCATCCGTGCGCGCGGTGGACCGGCTCAGCGAGGTCGCGGAGCTGGCGAGACCACACGCCCGACAGTCCGGCATCGCCGCTCTGATCGAGCGCATCAGCGACCTTGCGGCGCTGTAG